AAGGCCGGCGAGCTCACCGTGGCCAAACTCGACGTCGACGCCAACCCGGAGACCGCACGCACCTACCAGGTGGTGTCGATCCCGACGCTGATCCTGTTCGCCGACGGCGAGCCGGTCAAACGCATCGTCGGCGCCAAGGGCAAGGCCGCGCTGCTGCGTGAACTCGCCGCGGTGAGCCCCTGACCGTCGCCGGCGCGCTGGTCGCGACACCGCCGACCGAGATTTTTTCCCAAACCGCCCCCATCTGCGACAATGGCAGCCAGCCTGCCAGCATCCGTCGGCGCCACCGGGCTGCTGACGCTACCTGACCGGAGGGTTCTGCCATGTCGAGTGCTCGCGGCGGCGACGCGCTGCGACTCGGGGATCGTGGCGCCGCGGTCACCGAGATCCGGGCGACGCTGATGGCCCTCGGGTTCGTCGAGAGCCCCGACGCGGATCTGTCCACCGGTCAGCGGGTGGCGCTGGACATGTTCGACGCCGAACTCGACCAGGCGGTGCGCGCCTTCCAGCAGCGCCGTGGGCTGCTCGTCGACGGGGTGGTCGGGGAGGCCACCTACCGGGCGCTCAAGGAGGCGTCCTACCGTCTCGGGGAACGGACCCTGCACCACCAGTTCGGGGCCCCGATGTACGGCGACGACGTGGTGACCCTGCAGGCCCGGCTGCAGGATCTGGGTTTCTACACCGAACTCGTCGACGGTCATTTCGGGTTGCACACCCACACCGCGCTGATGTCGTACCAACGCGAGTACGGGTTGCGAGCCGACGGCATCTGCGGCCCGGAGACGTTGCGGTCGTTGTACTTTCTCGGTTCGCGGGTGACCGGGGGGTCACCGCACGCGATCCGCGAGGAGGAACTCGTCCGCAGCTCCGGGCCCAAACTGTCCGGGCGGCGCATCGTCATCGACCCCGGCTGCGGGGGCCCCGAGCACGGGCTGATCGTGCAGACCGCCGGCGGGCCGGTCAGCGAAGCGGAGTTGTTGTGGGACTTGGCTCGTCGACTCGAAGGCCGGATGACCGCGATCGGCATGGAGACGTTCTTGTCCCGTCCGGTCGATCGCGGTCCGTCGAACACCGAGCGGGCGGCGACCGCCAACCACATCGGGGCGGACCTGATG
This sequence is a window from Mycolicibacillus parakoreensis. Protein-coding genes within it:
- a CDS encoding N-acetylmuramoyl-L-alanine amidase, which translates into the protein MSSARGGDALRLGDRGAAVTEIRATLMALGFVESPDADLSTGQRVALDMFDAELDQAVRAFQQRRGLLVDGVVGEATYRALKEASYRLGERTLHHQFGAPMYGDDVVTLQARLQDLGFYTELVDGHFGLHTHTALMSYQREYGLRADGICGPETLRSLYFLGSRVTGGSPHAIREEELVRSSGPKLSGRRIVIDPGCGGPEHGLIVQTAGGPVSEAELLWDLARRLEGRMTAIGMETFLSRPVDRGPSNTERAATANHIGADLMISLRCATHSSSAATGIASFYFGNAHGSVSPLGRNLSDLIQRELVARTGLPDCRSHSRTWDLLRLTRMPTVQIDIGYLTNPRDLALVTAPHTRDAIAEGILAAVKRLYLLGKNDRPTGTFTFAELLAHEMSVEQAGRITGS
- the trxA gene encoding thioredoxin, translated to MSDATPTAVTDATFAEVVLGAPTPVLVDFWATWCGPCKMVAPVLEEIAAEKAGELTVAKLDVDANPETARTYQVVSIPTLILFADGEPVKRIVGAKGKAALLRELAAVSP